A single window of Paenibacillus sp. FSL H8-0537 DNA harbors:
- the uxuA gene encoding mannonate dehydratase produces the protein MKMVFRWFGEGNDTVSLDQIRQIPGTEGIVWALHDVPAGDEWPMDKIMKIKEAADKAGLHIKVVESVNVHEDIKLGLPSRDLYIDNYKKTIAKLAQVGVKVICYNFMPIFDWLRTDLHKEMEDGSTALFYEKAMIDNVDPFDLVKRINENSKLTMPGWEPERLQYLTQLFEAYQGVTQEHLWANAKYFLDEIIPFAAEHDIRMAIHPDDPPWPIFGLPRIITGQDNIRRYLQLHDSPYNGLTLCSGSLGANPENDIVSMIHEFADRIPFTHIRNVRVYENGDFIESSHRTQDGTVDIAGVVQAYHEEQFEGYCRPDHGRHIWGEECRPGYGLYDRALGIMYLWGLWDAYQKAAAAEGAAAK, from the coding sequence ATGAAAATGGTATTTCGTTGGTTTGGCGAAGGCAATGACACCGTCAGCCTTGACCAAATCAGACAAATTCCCGGCACGGAGGGCATCGTCTGGGCGCTGCATGACGTTCCAGCTGGCGATGAATGGCCGATGGACAAAATAATGAAGATTAAAGAAGCAGCGGACAAAGCCGGCCTGCACATTAAGGTCGTTGAAAGCGTCAATGTTCATGAGGACATTAAGCTCGGCCTGCCAAGCCGCGATTTGTACATCGACAACTACAAGAAGACAATTGCCAAGCTTGCGCAGGTCGGCGTCAAAGTCATTTGCTACAACTTCATGCCGATTTTCGATTGGCTGCGTACCGATCTTCATAAGGAGATGGAAGACGGATCGACGGCCCTTTTTTATGAAAAAGCGATGATTGATAATGTCGATCCCTTCGATCTCGTTAAACGCATCAACGAAAATTCCAAGCTGACGATGCCGGGCTGGGAGCCGGAGCGGCTGCAATATTTGACCCAGCTGTTCGAAGCCTATCAGGGAGTTACGCAAGAGCATTTATGGGCAAATGCGAAATATTTCCTCGATGAAATTATTCCGTTTGCTGCTGAGCATGACATTAGAATGGCCATTCACCCGGATGATCCGCCTTGGCCGATTTTTGGCCTGCCGCGCATTATTACCGGGCAAGATAATATTCGCCGTTATCTCCAATTGCATGACAGCCCTTATAATGGTCTTACTTTATGCAGCGGATCGCTGGGCGCTAATCCGGAAAATGATATCGTGTCGATGATTCACGAGTTTGCCGACCGTATACCGTTCACGCATATTCGCAACGTACGCGTCTATGAAAACGGCGATTTCATCGAATCGTCACACCGGACACAGGATGGTACAGTCGATATCGCTGGTGTTGTGCAGGCCTACCATGAGGAGCAATTCGAGGGCTACTGCCGTCCGGATCACGGCCGCCATATTTGGGGCGAAGAGTGCCGTCC
- a CDS encoding GntR family transcriptional regulator, protein MDFTIKPTAVSTRDAIYLTLKEQILSLELPPGTSISEKEISLKLGVSRTPVRESFVRLAQEGLLEIFPQRGTNVSLIDLELVEEARFMREQLETAVIRLACISFPAERLTAMRHNLALQRACVESQDYKTMFDLDEAFHRTLFEGCRKSNTWAVIQQINVHLNRSRMLRLAADHHWEHLYEQHLQMAQAIESSDTQLAERLMKEHLNLTIADQALLKEKFPTYFK, encoded by the coding sequence ATGGATTTTACGATAAAGCCCACTGCCGTATCGACGCGGGATGCGATTTATTTGACGCTGAAGGAGCAGATTTTGAGCTTGGAGCTGCCGCCCGGCACGAGCATTTCGGAGAAGGAAATCTCCCTAAAGCTTGGCGTCAGCCGCACCCCCGTTCGGGAAAGCTTCGTTCGGCTGGCGCAGGAAGGATTGCTGGAAATTTTTCCGCAGCGCGGCACTAATGTGTCGCTCATTGATTTGGAGCTGGTCGAGGAAGCACGCTTCATGCGCGAGCAGTTGGAGACTGCGGTTATCCGCCTCGCCTGTATCAGCTTCCCTGCCGAACGCCTGACGGCGATGCGTCACAATCTCGCCTTGCAACGGGCTTGCGTAGAAAGCCAGGATTACAAAACGATGTTTGATCTGGACGAGGCTTTTCACCGCACGCTGTTTGAGGGCTGCCGCAAAAGCAACACTTGGGCCGTCATCCAGCAAATCAACGTCCATCTCAACCGCAGCCGCATGCTTCGTCTTGCTGCCGATCACCATTGGGAGCATTTGTACGAGCAGCATTTGCAGATGGCACAGGCGATTGAAAGCAGCGATACCCAGCTTGCCGAACGGCTGATGAAAGAGCATTTGAACCTGACGATTGCCGATCAGGCGCTATTGAAAGAGAAGTTCCCTACCTACTTCAAATAA